CGGCCCCAGCGCGGGGAACAAAAAGAGCCGCCGCGAGAGCAGTACCGCAGAAACCACGCCGCCCACGTAGAAGAAGACCTGCGCGGGGAGGAGAATGCGCGTCAGATACACGCACAAGTCGAGTTGCTGCGGCGAGAAGTCACGGAAGATGAGCCGCAGAAGCTGCGGCGTGAACACCATGGCCAGCGCGACGCCGGCGATCAACACCGAGGTCATCACGGTGATGACGATGGAAAAGGCCCGGTGCGCGTCTTCTTCGCGACCCTCGGCTTCGTAGCGGGTGAAGATCGACACGAAGGTGATGGCGACGGCGCCTCCCGCCACCAGGTAGTTGAGAAAATCGGGCAGGGTGAAGGCGGCGACGTAGGCGTCCGTCTGGGTGCCGGCGCCGAAGGCCCAGGCGATGTAGGCCTCGCGGAAGTATCCGATCACCCGCGAGAGCATGATGGTCGAGGTCAGCAGCAGCGTGGCGGAAAGCGCGCTGTGCTGATGCGAGGGTCGCAATGTCTCGGTGGTGCGCCGCAAACGCTCGCGAAAGTCCCCGGGGGGAGGAGTGGCCTTGCCGTTGCCCATCGTTCGCGATTCTAAGGGATAAACCCAAACAACCGGGGTGCTTTGTTGGCATCCTGGGATTTCGCGCCCCCGGGAGCGTGGCCAAGTAGCGCCGGCGGCGCTACGTTGCCATCTCCGCCAGCGTCTTCAGATCGGGCACTTCGAGGTCCGGCTGCCCCTGCGCCGCCTTGGTGGCGCCCTCGCCCGTTCTCCCCGCGCGCCGGTTCACCCACACCGTCGCCAATCCCAGCTCCCGCGCCGGAACGATGTCGTGGTAGATGCTTTGGGCACAGTGCAGCACCGCGTCCGGCGGCAGCGCGATGCGCTCGAGCGCCAGCCGGAAGTTGCGCTCTGAGGGTTTGTAGCTTCCGGCCTGCTGCGCGGTGATGACCCAGTCGAAGGGGACTTGGAGCAGGCGCGCGGTATCCGCGAAGAGGTCGTCGTCGGTGTTCGAGACGATGGCCAACTTGAATCGGCTCTTGAGTTTTCCGAGCGCCGCCACCGTATCCGGGAAGGGCTGCCAGTTTTTGAGGGACTCGGGCAGCGAGCGCGCTTCTTGCTCAGAGGCCTCGAAGCCCAGACGCTTGCCGAATCCGCGCGCCACGGCCTCGAGGATCTTTCGGTAGGACTGATACTCACCCGCCTCGGCCTCCGCCTCGAGTTCTCCATAAAGTTCGAGCAGCTTCTCGTCTGTCAGCGATTTCCCATGCGCCGCCATCAGCGGGCGCAGCGCCGCCAGGATCCCGCTCTCCCAGTCAATGAGGGTGCCATAGCAGTCGAAGGTCAGGACGCGGAAGCGGTGAAAGTCCAGCATGGTGCTCCTGGTTCACGGCAAAAAAGAAGCTCCGCTCCCGCAAGTGCGGGGAGCGGAGCCTCCACTGGGGGAGGGAAAGTCCCAACCCTACATCTTGATCGTGACCGGCTTGGTCAGCTTGAACTCGAGCAAGGTCTCCGACGGAATCGTGATGTTCTTGTTGCCGGTGAAGGCCGAGCCCGCGGTCCCGGCGCCGGCTCCCACGCCCGCGCCGATGGCTGCTCCCTTGCCGCCGCCCGCCAGCGCGCCAATCACCGCGCCCAGGCCCGCTCCGCCGCCTACCATGACGGCAGTGCGCTTGCCCTTGCCCCTCTGGGCGCGCATGGGAGCCGTGGTCTCGATGTCGTACTTGCCGCTCTTCACCGTGACCGAGTTCAGGGTGAGCTGCAACCGGGCGCCGCCCTTGAAGCGGCCGAGCGGCTTGGCATCCACCACGGTGCCGGTCACGTCCGAACCCTCGGGGAGGACAACATTCTTACCCACCGAGACCGGATCGGCCAGGGAGCCCTCAAAGCTGTCGCCGGGGTTGCTGATCTTCGAGCCCACGGCCTGATTCAGCCGCACGGTCAGGATCGTGCCTTCAGGCACCGTGACCGGCTTGGCGGTCAGTCGCTCGATGAGGCCGGGAGGCTTAGATTCGGATGTCTTGGTGGGACCCGTTCCGCTGGATGGCTCCTCCGTCGGCTTACTTCCGCAGCCCACCAGCGCCAGAGCCGCAAACAACATCAACAAATGGGCGGCAAAGCGTTTGCTCATCTCCACCTCCTCCTGCATCTCTCGAATGCCCTTGTATCAGAATCGGACACGGGCCGCAATCGCCCGGAAGGACATGTACCTCGAACCGCCGCGGTTCTAGAAGCCCTGGGAGGACTTGCCGCCCGGCTCTTTGCCGCCGGATGCGGGCTCAGCGGCGGCCTCTTCCGCCTTCTTTTCCAGGAACTTCTTCTTGTTCAGCAGGGGTCGCGCCAGCGAAGGGTTGTAGCCGGTCCATTCGCCGCCCAGCTCGCCCTCGCGCTCCAGGTGGGCGCGCATGCTCTCCATCTTGGAGTCGAGGTCGTCGAGGTAGTGCAGCATGAGCGCCTCGGGGAACATGGGCAACTTGGGCGAGCCGAACTCGTACTTGCCGTGATGGCTAATGATGAGGTGCTCGATCAGCGTCTTAAGCTCCGCCGGGAAGCCCGGCACCTGCGCGATCTTCGAGTGCAGCATCTCCAGCTCCAGGATCATGTGGCCCAGCAGCTGGCCGCGGGTGGTGTAAGCGAAGGAGCGGGCGTAGCTGAGCTCGTGGATCTTCCCGATATCGTGCAGGAAGGCGCCCGCGAGCAGCAGGTCGCGGTCGATGTCGGGATAGTTGCGCGCCACCAGGTCGCAGAGCTTCATCAGCGAGACCACGTGGTCGAGCAGCCCGCCGATGTAGGCATGGTGCAGGGTCTTGGCCGCGGGCGCCATGCGATAGGCGGCGGCGATCTCCGGGTCCGCCATGAAGGCCTCAAGCAGCCCCTTCAGGTGCGGGTTCTCGAAACCCGTGACGAACTCGCCCACCACCCGCCACAACTCATCGATGTTCTTGGTGGTCTTGGGCAGGTAGTCGGCGTAGTCCACCTCCGACTCCCCCATGCGGCGCAGCTTGTGGATGGTGAGCTGGAAGCGGCGGTTGTAGCGGTTGATGAGGCCACGGACCTTGAGGAAATCGTCCTGGTCGAACGTGTCCATCGCCTCGGCCACGTTGTCCCACATTTTGGCGTCGATCTGTCCGGTGCGGTCGGCCAGGGTCAGCGAGAGGAAGGACTCCCCGTTTTTCTTGCTCTTGATCTGCTTGGAGGCGACGACGAACGACGAAGTGACGACCTGGTTCTCGTGCTCCGCGGATTGCCCGACGAAGAACTCTTTCATGTGGCGCCGCCTTCGGGCTAGAAGACCAGCAGCTTCTTCTTTTTCTTCTTTTTCTTTTCCTCGTCGCTCTGGGCGGCGGTCAGGATGGGCTTGGTCTGGTTGGGGCTGGCGCCTGAATCCACGTATCCCTGCTTGATGTCGATGTAAGCCTCTTCCCGCAGCTTGGTCAGGTAGATGCGCATCGCCGGCTGCAGCTTCTGGTAGTACAGGGCTTCCTGGATCTTGGGCTCGATCTCCTTGAACGTGGCCACGCCGGCAAGCTGGTGCTCGGTCACCTTGAGCAGGACGAAGCCCTGTTTGGTACGGATCACGCCGGAAACCTCGTTGACCTGCATGCTGAAGGTTTTGTCCTCGAGCTCCTTGGCCAGCTTTCCCCGCTCGAAGTAGCCCAGGTCTCCGCCCTGCTCGGCGCTGCCGCCGCTGGAGTTCT
The sequence above is drawn from the Terriglobales bacterium genome and encodes:
- a CDS encoding haloacid dehalogenase type II — protein: MLDFHRFRVLTFDCYGTLIDWESGILAALRPLMAAHGKSLTDEKLLELYGELEAEAEAGEYQSYRKILEAVARGFGKRLGFEASEQEARSLPESLKNWQPFPDTVAALGKLKSRFKLAIVSNTDDDLFADTARLLQVPFDWVITAQQAGSYKPSERNFRLALERIALPPDAVLHCAQSIYHDIVPARELGLATVWVNRRAGRTGEGATKAAQGQPDLEVPDLKTLAEMAT
- a CDS encoding OB-fold nucleic acid binding domain-containing protein, yielding MKEFFVGQSAEHENQVVTSSFVVASKQIKSKKNGESFLSLTLADRTGQIDAKMWDNVAEAMDTFDQDDFLKVRGLINRYNRRFQLTIHKLRRMGESEVDYADYLPKTTKNIDELWRVVGEFVTGFENPHLKGLLEAFMADPEIAAAYRMAPAAKTLHHAYIGGLLDHVVSLMKLCDLVARNYPDIDRDLLLAGAFLHDIGKIHELSYARSFAYTTRGQLLGHMILELEMLHSKIAQVPGFPAELKTLIEHLIISHHGKYEFGSPKLPMFPEALMLHYLDDLDSKMESMRAHLEREGELGGEWTGYNPSLARPLLNKKKFLEKKAEEAAAEPASGGKEPGGKSSQGF